One Pristiophorus japonicus isolate sPriJap1 unplaced genomic scaffold, sPriJap1.hap1 HAP1_SCAFFOLD_576, whole genome shotgun sequence genomic window carries:
- the LOC139254784 gene encoding nucleoside diphosphate kinase A-like, protein MHSHEVKWGTGQGGTPLNRERQRVSLVTLGEAAGLIVQPTMERTLIAVKSDGVQRGLTGDIISRFERRGFKLIGMRLVKPSEDLAKQHYIDLKDKPFYAGLCKFTSSGPFVAMCWEGQNIVKMSRDMLGETNPADSKPGTIRGDLCVQVGRNIIHGSDSLETAKKEVALWFKPEELVEWKSCMEPYQYE, encoded by the exons ATGCACAGCCACGAGGTTAAATGGGGAACAGGGCAGGGTGGAACGCCTTTAAATAGGGAGAGGCAGCGGGTTAGTCTGGTCACGCTGGGAGAGGCAGCCGGACTCATTGTACAGCC AACGATGGAGCGAACATTGATCGCAGTTAAGAGCGATGGTGTGCAGAGAGGGCTCACTGGTGATATCATCAGCCGTTTTGAGCGCCGAGGATTTAAACTTATTGGCATGAGATTGGTTAAG CCCTCCGAAGATCTCGCAAAGCAGCATTATATCGACCTGAAGGACAAGCCATTCTATGCTGGGCTCTGCAAATTTACTTCATCAGGACCATTTGTTGCCATG TGCTGGGAGGGTCAGAACATCGTGAAGATGAGTCGCGACATGCTCGGCGAAACTAACCCAGCCGACTCAAAACCAGGAACCATCCGGGGCGATCTGTGCGTGCAAGTCGGAAG GAATATTATTCACGGCAGTGACTCGTTGGAGACAGCCAAGAAAGAGGTGGCTCTGTGGTTCAAACCAGAAGAGCTCGTGGAATGGAAGAGCTGTATGGAACCTTATCAATACGAGTAA